CGACATTACTCCTACAAATCTGTCTACCTTAATCAACTAATTTCATGTCGTACAAAGGTTCACCACACATTACATAACATTACTCCTACAGCTCTATCTAACTTAATAAACTGTTGGGTGTGTCCAGCAACTAAAGCAATACATTTGCCTTCTCCAACCAAGCATTGTAAACGTCATCTTCAAATAGAACAAAATGCACCTACAATCAAACAGAAAGAGTTTGATGAGTAACATGTGCAGTTCAAGAAGAGGGGGATAGAAACTTGTTAAACTACATGCTCCCCAAACAAAAATCGCAAGGAAATGCCTCTTCCAAGATGGAGATCCATGTTCAATTTCACATGCTGTGATGTTTTTAGTATATGTTTCAGATAGCAATAGCAAGCTGCAATGCCCTAAACTATGATAAAagcaactttctttccgattataaTTTTACCACAATCCATTGAGCATGTCACATAGGGAAAGTCAATCTCGAACAGAAAAATCAGATGACATATGATTGAAGAACTTTAATGCGCGAAACAAACACCAACAACAAACATTACCCCGTTAAAGTCGCCATCTGATTCCATTACAGTGGATATGGCAATTGTAGCAGCTTCTTCATATGGATAACTAAATAGAGAATGACACTTTATTAGGAGAAAATATGTAAAAGATTATAAAAGGAGTGCAAAAATGTTCATGTAAAAGATTATAACAGGAGTGCAACAATGTTCAAATGTTTGTTGAACTGCTTTCACCTCGATACTAAGACTTGAGAACTGAAGGACACATAGCTACAAGCCTATAAAACATAGCCTGTTCAACAGCTCAAGTAAGGTGACTGAGTCATTTAGTTGGAGTTACCAGGGATTTGTTTTACCGATAATAAAATTCCATTCAACTTAACAGTGTTAGATGTACTCAAAAGCAGTTCCGTCACAAGAACTTTTAGCTCTCAAAACAGTACCTTCATAAGAATTCAAGCTCTCAAAAACAGTACTTCATAAAATTTTAGCTCTAAAAAGTATTTCCGTCGTTTGGATGACCTTGAAGGAGAAAAGAGCAGCCAAAattcaaacattttatccataagAATTCACAACTTTCTTCTGGTTTTGCTCAACAAAAGAGAATTCAAATGTACTTCATAAAAATCGTTATCAACTGTTAGGCCCATTACTACACCACTACATATTGAATGAGCTATATTATATACAATATCAGCAACACAACATTTAAGTGCTCATATGAAACTTACCCATAAACACCACAAGATATGGCAGGAAAAGCAATATAATCTATGTTGCTCTCTTTTGCAAGCTTTATGCAGTTTCTGCAACAAATTAAGTTACGAATTGCCATTAGAAACTACAgccaaaaataaagaaatataaacaaAGCACAGCAAAAGTAAACATTGGATATCAATGTGTTCAATTTTCCAGGATAAATACAGACATACCTGTAGGCATTTCTTAGAGTAACTTCTGGGTGATTGTCAATATCATAAATTGGACCAACAGTGTGAATGACATGTGAAACGGGCAACTTAAATCCTCTGCACAAATGTTATAAATTTTTAGCCAACGAATTGCCATAAACTTGAGTTGATGTTTAACGGTTCAGTTCAAATCAAATCTTATGTTAGTTACACCTACGGAGTAATTCTGGCTTCTCCTTTTGGGCAGCGAATTCCAGGACGAACCTCTGGAACAGTATAACATGCTGCTCGTAGTTCCGGTCCTGCAGCTCTATGTATCGCTAACAAAAAACATTTTCAACCAGTATGAGACCACCTAGCTAGCTAATAAATACAAATTCGTGTCCCATGGACATAAAttactaagaaactaaaaacttattgTCATGGGTTTAGTGGGTGTTTACCTCCATCAACTCCCCCACCTCCAAGCATCCTTTCATTTGCTGCATTAACCTGTCACAAGAAAAGGGTCATCACATCAAATAATCATCACAGAACCACCCCACATAGACAATGCAAGCCAATCAATTTACTCGATAAAACATGTCACAGAAATTTCACAATAAATTATTAAAATCTGACCACCACcatttcctcctcctcctccgttgGAAGCGGTTTTTaatcaacaccaccatctccacagTTTGGTTTACATATCAGAATCACCAATCCCACCCCCACCAGAATGAGGTCTACGATTCTGAGAACCACATTCACAATTAATGATGTTTACGTTTCTATTGACCGATCCCACTACCTAAACCCCCTCTGCACCACCATCACAACCCCTAAAGTGGGGTTTACAGTtctgaccaccaccaccactatcagGCCACTAAACCCACTAGATATAAACCCGTGGAATCAGTAAATTTCTGATCCAACGCTAGAAATTACAGAGGGAATTCAAATAAATCAAATTGACTTGAGCTAAAAGAGAGAAATTTAACAAAATTTAAGAAAACTTACAATTGCATCAGAAGTACCATTGACAGACCACTTTGTGATATCACCTCTTTGAATTTTGAGACTACTTGATGAAGAAATTTTGAAAACCTTACAACCATCATCGGCAGTGCTTCCACTTCCGCCACCGTTAGACGCCATTGAAAGTGTAGTGAAAAGTGAAGTGGAGGAGGAGCTGGAGAAGAGTTCAGCTGAGTTAAGAGTGATCGGTGTCGATGAAATTGAAGTTCTGGTCAAGAGGCGATTTTGATTTTGTGTGTATTGAAaccaatttctagggtttgtttgTGGTCGATGAGTTCGTGCCAATATGACCCTTGCCCTCATCGTCTTCAGTGACATGACTCAAAATATGTTAGAAGCGGAGCGGACTAAGGTGAGTCGGGTACATATGGTCCCACAGGCCATTCCCACGTTACGGTGAAGGGACGGGGTAAAAGCTCCttccttttgttttgttttttttcttttttttattatgcaGCTTTAGGGTGTAAATTGGGCAGCCTGGTCCGATTCCTACTCCAGGCTAGGTCAGACAAGCACCATAATCAACGGCCTAAAAGCCTAGCAGGCACTTGTTTCGCGTCCCAAAGCTCACCCAAAACTCATTATATAAAGTAGGTCAGGCTAAAAAGTTTCGAGTTTTTCGTATTTTTAAAGCAGGTCAGGCCAAAAAGGATCCAGGTCGGGCCAATATTAATGAACAgataaaaatatcgtttggtccttttttaggtggtcccatgtctgtttagtcctttggagAAACACCTTTATTGTTTGGTCCATAATAATTTAGAAATATATAACAGAAAAAATTACCGTTCCGTGTTAACTTTTACTTATTTtattgtagcagttcattcgtcaaaatgaactcatgttaatttctacttatttaaaaaaaacatataaatcagagttcattccagaaatgaactccatataaaaacctaaaaaaaccagagttcattccagaaatgaactccatataaaaacctaaaaaacccagagaaactccatataaaaacctagaaaaacagagttcaatcaagaaatgaactccatataaaaacctaagaaaaacaaagttcattccaaaaatgaacttcgtattaaaacctaaaaaaaacgaagttcattccagaaatgaactccataaaaaaccaaaaagacagagttcattccagaaatgaactccatataaaaatctaaaaaaaacagagttcatttcagaaaggaactccatataaaaacctaaacacacaaatcttcattttttttcatcatcttcatcgatttgaacagcagcagcagcatcgaTTGTCATCAAGTAGCAGCAACAAACATCAAATCGTCTTCgtttcaatcttcatcttctttgacagCAGAAGAAAACGTTAACATCAAATCTTGTGACGAAGAAACACATAAATCTATCGTCGTctccatcatcttcatcgtgttTATCATCATTTTCAGCCGCAGCATCATCAAAATAGAGAGAAAACAAAGAATCTTCGTCGCAAATCGTCGCAAAAAATATTGTTCACCATCTTTATCATCTTTGcaaatcgtcttcatcatctctgcaaaatcaaaaccctaaaaatcacacAAATCTTCATCTTTTATGGAGCagcagaaaaagaagaaaaaattaaagagagagagagagaaactagATCTTAAAATATGGAGGTGAGAGAAATTAATATTAAAATGATTTCCTGTCTCTTGATAATTGAGTATAAATCCCTAGGATGACGTCATGGATGGTAtaatggtcccaaaagggtatttctgccactacaagatgacaattacatcatctgTGATGTCATCCtaaaaccaaaccataatttttaggaccaaactataatatattttttttcaaaaaggaccaaacagacaattgactgaGTTAACGGGACTAGACTCATccaattatattatttctaggactatTAGATATTTCCTATTTATATAAAACAGGTCAGCCAAAATTTCGGTTTCTTTCGTATATTTAAAGC
This DNA window, taken from Papaver somniferum cultivar HN1 chromosome 3, ASM357369v1, whole genome shotgun sequence, encodes the following:
- the LOC113357845 gene encoding uncharacterized protein LOC113357845; this encodes MSLKTMRARVILARTHRPQTNPRNWFQYTQNQNRLLTRTSISSTPITLNSAELFSSSSSTSLFTTLSMASNGGGSGSTADDGCKVFKISSSSSLKIQRGDITKWSVNGTSDAIVNAANERMLGGGGVDGAIHRAAGPELRAACYTVPEVRPGIRCPKGEARITPGFKLPVSHVIHTVGPIYDIDNHPEVTLRNAYRNCIKLAKESNIDYIAFPAISCGVYGYPYEEAATIAISTVMESDGDFNGVHFVLFEDDVYNAWLEKANVLL